Proteins encoded within one genomic window of Manis pentadactyla isolate mManPen7 chromosome 4, mManPen7.hap1, whole genome shotgun sequence:
- the FLII gene encoding protein flightless-1 homolog isoform X2: MEATGVLPFVRGVDLSGNDFKGGYFPENIKAMTSLRWLKLNRTGLCYLPEELAALQKLEHLSVSHNHLTTLHGELSSLPSLRAIVARANNLKNSGVPDDIFKLDDLSVLDLSYNQLTECPRELESAKNMLVLNLSHNSIDTIPNQLFINLTDLLHLDLSENRLESLPPQMRRLVHLQMLVLNGNPLLHAQLRQLPALTALQTLHLRNTQRTQGNLPTSLEGLGSLADVDLSCNDLTRVPECLYTLPSLRRLNLSSNQITELSLCIDQWVHVETLNLSRNQLTSLPSAICKLTRLKKLYLNSNKLDFDGLPSGIGKLASLEEFMAANNNLELIPESLCRCTKLRKLILNKNCLVTLPEAIHFLTEIEVLDVRENPSLVMPPKPADRTTEWYNIDFSLQNQLRLAGASPATVAAAAAGSGPKDPLARKMRLRRRKDSAQDDQAKQVLKGMSDVAQEKNKKQEESIDARAPRGKVRRWDQGLEKPHLDYSEFFTEDVGQLPGLTIWQIENFLPVLVEEAFHGKFYEADCYIVLKTFLDESGSLNWEIYYWIGGEATLDKKACSAIHAVNLRNYLGAECRTVREEMGEESGEFLQVFDNNISYIEGGTASGFYTVEDTHYVTRMYRVYGKKNIKLEPVPLKGASLDPRFVFLLDRGLDICVWRGTQATLSCTTKARLFAEKINKNERKGKAEITLLVQGQEPPEFWEVLGGEPSEIKKHVPDDFWPPQPKLYKVGLGLGYLELPQINYKLSVEHKTRPKVELMPRMRLLQSLLDTRCVYILDCWSDVFIWLGRKSPRLVRAAALKLGQELCGMLHRPRHAVVSRSLEGTEAQVFKAKFKNWDDVLTVDYTRNAEAVLQGPGLAGKVKRDTEKKDQMKADLTALFLPRQPPMAPAEAEQLMEEWNEDLDGMEGFVLEGKKFARLPEEEFGHFYTQDCYVFLCRYWVPVEYEEEKTLSDGKEGEEDAGQVEEKQPEEDFQCTVYFWQGREASNMGWLTFTFSLQKKFESLFPGKLEVVRMTQQQENPKFLSHFKRKFIIHQGKRKVAQGALQPSLYQIRTNGSALCTRCIQISTDSSLLNSEFCFILKVPFESEDNQGIVYAWVGRASDPDEAKLSEDIMNTMFDSSYSKQVINEGEEPENFFWVGIGAQKPYDDDAEYMKHTRLFRCSNEKGYFAVTEKCSDFCQDDLADDDIMLLDNGQEVYMWVGTQTSQVEIKLSLKACQVYIQHLRSKGQERPRRLRLVRKGNEHWAFTRCFHAWSTFRKALA; this comes from the exons ATGGAGGCCACCGGGGTGCTGCCGTTCGTGCGCGGCGTGGACCTCAGCGGCAACGATTTCAAG GGTGGCTACTTCCCTGAGAATATCAAGGCCATGACCAGTCTGCGATGGCTGAAGCTGAACCGCACGGGCCTCTGCTACCTGCCAGAGGAGCTGGCTGCACTGCAGAAACTG GAGCACTTGTCTGTGAGCCACAACCACCTGACCACGCTTCATGGAGAGCTGTCCAGCCTGCCGTCGCTGAGG GCCATTGTGGCTCGAGCCAACAACCTGAAGAATTCTGGGGTCCCTGATGACATCTTCAAGCTGGATGACCTCTCGGTCCTG GACTTGAGCTACAACCAGCTGACAGAGTGCCCGCGGGAGCTGGAGAGCGCCAAGAACATGCTGGTGCTGAATCTCAGCCACAACAG CATTGACACCATCCCCAACCAGCTCTTCATCAACCTCACCGACCTGCTGCACCTGGACCTCAGTGAGAACCGCCTGGAGAGCTTGCCCCCACAAATGCGCCGCCTGGTGCACCTGCAGATGCTCGTGCTCAATGGGAACCCACTGCTGCATGCCCAGCTCCG GCAGCTCCCAGCGCTCACGGCCCTGCAGACCCTGCACCTGAGGAACACGCAGCGTACCCAGGGCAACCTCCCGACCAGCCTGGAGGGCCTGGGCAGCCTAGCAG ATGTGGATCTGTCCTGCAATGACCTGACACGGGTGCCCGAGTGCCTGTACACCCTGCCCAGCCTGCGCCGTCTCAACCTCAGCAGTAACCAGATCACAGAGCTGTCCCTGTGCATTGACCAGTGGGTACATGTGGAGACCCTGAACCTTTCCCGAAACCAGCTGACCTCACTGCCC TCGGCCATTTGCAAGCTGACCAGGCTGAAGAAGCTGTACCTGAACTCCAACAAGCTGGACTTCGATGGGCTGCCCTCAGGCATCGGCAAGCTGGCCAGCTTGGAGGAGTTCATGGCTGCCAACAATAACCTGGAATTGATCCCCGAAAGCCTGTGCAG GTGCACAAAGCTGAGGAAACTCATTTTGAATAAGAACTGCCTGGTGACCCTCCCGGAGGCCATCCACTTCCTGACGGAGATTGAG GTCCTGGATGTGCGGGAGAACCCGAGTCTGGTCATGCCTCCCAAGCCCGCTGACCGCACCACCGAATGGTACAACATCGACTTCTCACTGCAGAACCAGCTACGGCTGGCGGGCGCCTCCCCTGCTACTGTGGCGGCAGCAGCTGCTG GAAGTGGGCCCAAGGACCCTCTGGCTCGCAAGATGCGGCTTCGGAGGCGCAAGGACTCGGCCCAGGATGACCAGGCCAAGCAGGTTCTGAAGGGCATGTCAGATGTGGCCCAGGAGAAGAACAAAAAGCAGGAG GAGAGCATAGATGCCCGAGCCCCCAGGGGCAAGGTGCGGCGCTGGGACCAGGGTCTGGAGAAGCCGCACCTGGACTACTCTGAGTTCTTCACGGAGGATGTGGGCCAGTTGCCTGGCCTGACCATCTGGCAGATCGAGAACTTCCTGCCTGTGCTGGTGGAGGAGGCCTTCCACGGCAAATTCTATGAGGCCGACTGCTACATTGTACTCAAG ACCTTTCTGGACGAGAGCGGCTCTCTGAACTGGGAGATCTACTACTGGATCGGCGGGGAGGCCACCCTGGACAAGAAAGCTTGCTCAGCCATCCACGCAGTGAACCTGCGCAACTACCTGGGTGCTGAGTGCCGCACCGTGCGGGAGGAGATGGGCGAGGAGAGCGGGGAGTTCCTGCAG GTGTTTGACAACAACATCTCCTACATTGAGGGTGGCACAGCCAGTGGCTTCTACACTGTGGAGGACACGCACTATGTCACCAG GATGTACCGCGTGTATGGGAAAAAGAACATCAAGTTGGAGCCCGTGCCCCTCAAGGGGGCCTCCCTGGACCCAAG GTTTGTTTTCCTGCTGGACCGAGGGCTGGATATCTGCGTGTGGCGGGGGACCCAGGCCACACTGAGCTGCACAACCAAGGCCAG GCTCTTTGCGGAGAAAATTAATAAGAATGAGCGGAAAGGGAAAGCAGAGATTACGCTGCTGGTGCAAGGCCAGGAGCCCCCAGAGTTCTGGGAGGTGCTGGGCGGGGAGCCCTCCGAGATCAAGAAGCATGTGCCTGATGATTTCTGGCCCCCGCAGCCCAAGCTGTACAAG gtgggcctgggcctgggctacTTGGAGCTGCCGCAGATCAACTACAAGCTGTCTGTGGAACATAAGACACGGCCCAAGGTGGAACTAATGCCTAGAATGCGGCTG TTGCAGAGCCTGCTGGACACACGCTGCGTGTACATCCTGGACTGTTGGTCCGACGTGTTTATTTGGCTCGGCCGGAAGTCCCCGCGCCTGGTGCGTGCCGCCGCCCTCAAGCTGGGCCAGGAGCTGTGTGGGATGCTGCACCGGCCACGCCACGCCGTGGTCAGCCGCAGCCTCGAGGGCACCGAGGCGCAG GTGTTCAAGGCCAAGTTCAAGAACTGGGACGACGTGTTGACAGTGGACTATACGCGCAACGCAGAAGCTGTGCTGCAGGGCCCGGGACTCGCAGGGAAGGTGAAGCGCGATACCGAGAAGAAAGACCAGATGAAGGCCGACCTCACTGCGCTCTTCCTGCCGCGGCAGCCGCCCATGGCGCCGGCCGAG GCGGAGCAGCTGATGGAGGAGTGGAACGAGGACCTGGACGGCATGGAGGGCTTTGTGCTCGAGGGCAAGAAGTTTGCGCGGCTGCCCGAGGAGGAGTTCGGCCACTTCTACACGCAGGACTGCTACGTGTTCCTCTGCAG GTACTGGGTTCCTGTGGAGTATGAGGAGGAGAAGACCCTGTCCGACGGCAAGGAAGGCGAGGAGGATGCGGGGCAGGTGGAGGAGAAGCAGCCGGAGGAGGATTTCCAGTGCACCGTGTACTTCTGGCAGGGCCGCGAAGCCTCCAACATGGGCTGGCTCACCTTCACCTTCAGCCTGCAGAAGAAGTTCGAGAGCCTCTTCCCCGGCAAGCTGGAG GTGGTGCGCATGACACAGCAGCAGGAGAACCCCAAGTTCCTGTCCCATTTCAAGAGAAAGTTCATCATCCATcagggcaagaggaaggtggccCAGGGTGCCCTGCAGCCAAGCCTTTACCAGATTCGCACCAACGGCAGTGCCCTCTGCACCCG gtgcATCCAGATCAGCACTGACTCCAGCCTCCTCAACTCTGAGTTCTGCTTCATCCTCAAG GTACCCTTTGAGAGTGAAGACAACCAGGGTATTGTATACGCGTGGGTGGGCCGGGCCTCAGACCCTGATGAGGCCAAGCTGTCGGAGGACATCATGAACACCATGTTTGACAGCTCCTACAGCAAGCAG GTAATTAATGAAGGTGAGGAGCCCGAGAACTTCTTCTGGGTGGGCATTGGGGCACAGAAGCCTTATGACGATGACGCTGAATACATGAAGCACACCCGCCTCTTCCG GTGCTCCAATGAGAAGGGATACTTTGCGGTGACTGAGAAATGCTCTGACTTTTGCCAAGATGACCTGGCAGATGACGACATCATGTTGCTAGACAATGGCCAAGAG GTCTATATGTGGGTGGGGACCCagacaagccaggtggagatcaAACTGAGTCTGAAGGCCTGCCAG GTGTACATCCAGCACCTGAGGTCCAAAGGGCAGGAGCGCCCCCGCCGTCTGCGCCTGGTCCGCAAGGGCAATGAGCATTGGGCCTTCACCCGCTGTTTCCACGCCTGGAGCACCTTCCGCAAGGCCCTAGCCTAG
- the FLII gene encoding protein flightless-1 homolog isoform X3: MRWAVPVTREGGYFPENIKAMTSLRWLKLNRTGLCYLPEELAALQKLEHLSVSHNHLTTLHGELSSLPSLRAIVARANNLKNSGVPDDIFKLDDLSVLDLSYNQLTECPRELESAKNMLVLNLSHNSIDTIPNQLFINLTDLLHLDLSENRLESLPPQMRRLVHLQMLVLNGNPLLHAQLRQLPALTALQTLHLRNTQRTQGNLPTSLEGLGSLADVDLSCNDLTRVPECLYTLPSLRRLNLSSNQITELSLCIDQWVHVETLNLSRNQLTSLPSAICKLTRLKKLYLNSNKLDFDGLPSGIGKLASLEEFMAANNNLELIPESLCRCTKLRKLILNKNCLVTLPEAIHFLTEIEVLDVRENPSLVMPPKPADRTTEWYNIDFSLQNQLRLAGASPATVAAAAAAGSGPKDPLARKMRLRRRKDSAQDDQAKQVLKGMSDVAQEKNKKQEESIDARAPRGKVRRWDQGLEKPHLDYSEFFTEDVGQLPGLTIWQIENFLPVLVEEAFHGKFYEADCYIVLKTFLDESGSLNWEIYYWIGGEATLDKKACSAIHAVNLRNYLGAECRTVREEMGEESGEFLQVFDNNISYIEGGTASGFYTVEDTHYVTRMYRVYGKKNIKLEPVPLKGASLDPRFVFLLDRGLDICVWRGTQATLSCTTKARLFAEKINKNERKGKAEITLLVQGQEPPEFWEVLGGEPSEIKKHVPDDFWPPQPKLYKVGLGLGYLELPQINYKLSVEHKTRPKVELMPRMRLLQSLLDTRCVYILDCWSDVFIWLGRKSPRLVRAAALKLGQELCGMLHRPRHAVVSRSLEGTEAQVFKAKFKNWDDVLTVDYTRNAEAVLQGPGLAGKVKRDTEKKDQMKADLTALFLPRQPPMAPAEAEQLMEEWNEDLDGMEGFVLEGKKFARLPEEEFGHFYTQDCYVFLCRYWVPVEYEEEKTLSDGKEGEEDAGQVEEKQPEEDFQCTVYFWQGREASNMGWLTFTFSLQKKFESLFPGKLEVVRMTQQQENPKFLSHFKRKFIIHQGKRKVAQGALQPSLYQIRTNGSALCTRCIQISTDSSLLNSEFCFILKVPFESEDNQGIVYAWVGRASDPDEAKLSEDIMNTMFDSSYSKQVINEGEEPENFFWVGIGAQKPYDDDAEYMKHTRLFRCSNEKGYFAVTEKCSDFCQDDLADDDIMLLDNGQEVYMWVGTQTSQVEIKLSLKACQVYIQHLRSKGQERPRRLRLVRKGNEHWAFTRCFHAWSTFRKALA; the protein is encoded by the exons ATGAGGTGGGCAGTGCCGGTGACCAGAGAG GGTGGCTACTTCCCTGAGAATATCAAGGCCATGACCAGTCTGCGATGGCTGAAGCTGAACCGCACGGGCCTCTGCTACCTGCCAGAGGAGCTGGCTGCACTGCAGAAACTG GAGCACTTGTCTGTGAGCCACAACCACCTGACCACGCTTCATGGAGAGCTGTCCAGCCTGCCGTCGCTGAGG GCCATTGTGGCTCGAGCCAACAACCTGAAGAATTCTGGGGTCCCTGATGACATCTTCAAGCTGGATGACCTCTCGGTCCTG GACTTGAGCTACAACCAGCTGACAGAGTGCCCGCGGGAGCTGGAGAGCGCCAAGAACATGCTGGTGCTGAATCTCAGCCACAACAG CATTGACACCATCCCCAACCAGCTCTTCATCAACCTCACCGACCTGCTGCACCTGGACCTCAGTGAGAACCGCCTGGAGAGCTTGCCCCCACAAATGCGCCGCCTGGTGCACCTGCAGATGCTCGTGCTCAATGGGAACCCACTGCTGCATGCCCAGCTCCG GCAGCTCCCAGCGCTCACGGCCCTGCAGACCCTGCACCTGAGGAACACGCAGCGTACCCAGGGCAACCTCCCGACCAGCCTGGAGGGCCTGGGCAGCCTAGCAG ATGTGGATCTGTCCTGCAATGACCTGACACGGGTGCCCGAGTGCCTGTACACCCTGCCCAGCCTGCGCCGTCTCAACCTCAGCAGTAACCAGATCACAGAGCTGTCCCTGTGCATTGACCAGTGGGTACATGTGGAGACCCTGAACCTTTCCCGAAACCAGCTGACCTCACTGCCC TCGGCCATTTGCAAGCTGACCAGGCTGAAGAAGCTGTACCTGAACTCCAACAAGCTGGACTTCGATGGGCTGCCCTCAGGCATCGGCAAGCTGGCCAGCTTGGAGGAGTTCATGGCTGCCAACAATAACCTGGAATTGATCCCCGAAAGCCTGTGCAG GTGCACAAAGCTGAGGAAACTCATTTTGAATAAGAACTGCCTGGTGACCCTCCCGGAGGCCATCCACTTCCTGACGGAGATTGAG GTCCTGGATGTGCGGGAGAACCCGAGTCTGGTCATGCCTCCCAAGCCCGCTGACCGCACCACCGAATGGTACAACATCGACTTCTCACTGCAGAACCAGCTACGGCTGGCGGGCGCCTCCCCTGCTACTGTGGCGGCAGCAGCTGCTG CAGGAAGTGGGCCCAAGGACCCTCTGGCTCGCAAGATGCGGCTTCGGAGGCGCAAGGACTCGGCCCAGGATGACCAGGCCAAGCAGGTTCTGAAGGGCATGTCAGATGTGGCCCAGGAGAAGAACAAAAAGCAGGAG GAGAGCATAGATGCCCGAGCCCCCAGGGGCAAGGTGCGGCGCTGGGACCAGGGTCTGGAGAAGCCGCACCTGGACTACTCTGAGTTCTTCACGGAGGATGTGGGCCAGTTGCCTGGCCTGACCATCTGGCAGATCGAGAACTTCCTGCCTGTGCTGGTGGAGGAGGCCTTCCACGGCAAATTCTATGAGGCCGACTGCTACATTGTACTCAAG ACCTTTCTGGACGAGAGCGGCTCTCTGAACTGGGAGATCTACTACTGGATCGGCGGGGAGGCCACCCTGGACAAGAAAGCTTGCTCAGCCATCCACGCAGTGAACCTGCGCAACTACCTGGGTGCTGAGTGCCGCACCGTGCGGGAGGAGATGGGCGAGGAGAGCGGGGAGTTCCTGCAG GTGTTTGACAACAACATCTCCTACATTGAGGGTGGCACAGCCAGTGGCTTCTACACTGTGGAGGACACGCACTATGTCACCAG GATGTACCGCGTGTATGGGAAAAAGAACATCAAGTTGGAGCCCGTGCCCCTCAAGGGGGCCTCCCTGGACCCAAG GTTTGTTTTCCTGCTGGACCGAGGGCTGGATATCTGCGTGTGGCGGGGGACCCAGGCCACACTGAGCTGCACAACCAAGGCCAG GCTCTTTGCGGAGAAAATTAATAAGAATGAGCGGAAAGGGAAAGCAGAGATTACGCTGCTGGTGCAAGGCCAGGAGCCCCCAGAGTTCTGGGAGGTGCTGGGCGGGGAGCCCTCCGAGATCAAGAAGCATGTGCCTGATGATTTCTGGCCCCCGCAGCCCAAGCTGTACAAG gtgggcctgggcctgggctacTTGGAGCTGCCGCAGATCAACTACAAGCTGTCTGTGGAACATAAGACACGGCCCAAGGTGGAACTAATGCCTAGAATGCGGCTG TTGCAGAGCCTGCTGGACACACGCTGCGTGTACATCCTGGACTGTTGGTCCGACGTGTTTATTTGGCTCGGCCGGAAGTCCCCGCGCCTGGTGCGTGCCGCCGCCCTCAAGCTGGGCCAGGAGCTGTGTGGGATGCTGCACCGGCCACGCCACGCCGTGGTCAGCCGCAGCCTCGAGGGCACCGAGGCGCAG GTGTTCAAGGCCAAGTTCAAGAACTGGGACGACGTGTTGACAGTGGACTATACGCGCAACGCAGAAGCTGTGCTGCAGGGCCCGGGACTCGCAGGGAAGGTGAAGCGCGATACCGAGAAGAAAGACCAGATGAAGGCCGACCTCACTGCGCTCTTCCTGCCGCGGCAGCCGCCCATGGCGCCGGCCGAG GCGGAGCAGCTGATGGAGGAGTGGAACGAGGACCTGGACGGCATGGAGGGCTTTGTGCTCGAGGGCAAGAAGTTTGCGCGGCTGCCCGAGGAGGAGTTCGGCCACTTCTACACGCAGGACTGCTACGTGTTCCTCTGCAG GTACTGGGTTCCTGTGGAGTATGAGGAGGAGAAGACCCTGTCCGACGGCAAGGAAGGCGAGGAGGATGCGGGGCAGGTGGAGGAGAAGCAGCCGGAGGAGGATTTCCAGTGCACCGTGTACTTCTGGCAGGGCCGCGAAGCCTCCAACATGGGCTGGCTCACCTTCACCTTCAGCCTGCAGAAGAAGTTCGAGAGCCTCTTCCCCGGCAAGCTGGAG GTGGTGCGCATGACACAGCAGCAGGAGAACCCCAAGTTCCTGTCCCATTTCAAGAGAAAGTTCATCATCCATcagggcaagaggaaggtggccCAGGGTGCCCTGCAGCCAAGCCTTTACCAGATTCGCACCAACGGCAGTGCCCTCTGCACCCG gtgcATCCAGATCAGCACTGACTCCAGCCTCCTCAACTCTGAGTTCTGCTTCATCCTCAAG GTACCCTTTGAGAGTGAAGACAACCAGGGTATTGTATACGCGTGGGTGGGCCGGGCCTCAGACCCTGATGAGGCCAAGCTGTCGGAGGACATCATGAACACCATGTTTGACAGCTCCTACAGCAAGCAG GTAATTAATGAAGGTGAGGAGCCCGAGAACTTCTTCTGGGTGGGCATTGGGGCACAGAAGCCTTATGACGATGACGCTGAATACATGAAGCACACCCGCCTCTTCCG GTGCTCCAATGAGAAGGGATACTTTGCGGTGACTGAGAAATGCTCTGACTTTTGCCAAGATGACCTGGCAGATGACGACATCATGTTGCTAGACAATGGCCAAGAG GTCTATATGTGGGTGGGGACCCagacaagccaggtggagatcaAACTGAGTCTGAAGGCCTGCCAG GTGTACATCCAGCACCTGAGGTCCAAAGGGCAGGAGCGCCCCCGCCGTCTGCGCCTGGTCCGCAAGGGCAATGAGCATTGGGCCTTCACCCGCTGTTTCCACGCCTGGAGCACCTTCCGCAAGGCCCTAGCCTAG